A single Crateriforma conspicua DNA region contains:
- a CDS encoding AAA family ATPase — MNVEEEGRVVQQLRDGRTQIEAELSKTIVGQKDVIEQLLICLVAGGHCLITGAPGLAKTLLVRSVAQVFRLKFQRIQFTPDLMPADITGTEILEDTHDGHRQMQFVKGPIFANVILADEINRTPPKTQAALLEAMQEHQVTAGGQKYTLDEPFFVLATQNPIEMEGTYPLPEAQLDRFMFNVLIDYLPPADELAVVLQTTASKPEPIEALFSGEDVINFHEAVRRVPIADEVAKMAVKLVDSSRPGRDGTPDFVNQYVSWGAGLRAAQTLVLGGKARALLRGNAHVSFDDIRALAQPTLRHRVLLSYKAEAEGLSVENVVDRLLEHVG; from the coding sequence ATGAACGTCGAAGAAGAAGGCCGCGTCGTCCAACAATTGCGCGACGGTCGCACCCAGATCGAAGCCGAACTGTCCAAGACGATCGTCGGCCAAAAGGATGTGATCGAACAGTTGTTGATTTGTTTGGTCGCCGGTGGGCATTGTTTGATCACCGGTGCACCCGGCCTGGCAAAGACGTTGCTGGTGCGCAGTGTTGCCCAAGTCTTTCGGCTGAAGTTCCAGCGGATCCAGTTCACGCCCGATCTGATGCCGGCGGACATCACGGGAACGGAAATTTTGGAAGACACCCACGACGGACATCGTCAGATGCAGTTCGTCAAAGGCCCGATTTTTGCCAACGTGATTCTGGCGGACGAAATCAACCGGACGCCGCCAAAGACGCAGGCGGCGTTGTTGGAAGCAATGCAGGAGCATCAGGTCACCGCGGGCGGTCAAAAGTACACGTTGGACGAGCCGTTCTTTGTCTTGGCGACTCAGAACCCGATCGAAATGGAAGGCACTTATCCGTTGCCCGAGGCACAGTTGGATCGATTCATGTTCAACGTGTTGATCGACTACTTGCCGCCGGCGGACGAATTGGCGGTGGTGCTGCAGACGACCGCGTCAAAGCCGGAACCGATCGAAGCACTGTTCAGCGGGGAAGACGTGATCAACTTTCACGAAGCGGTGCGCCGTGTGCCGATCGCCGACGAAGTGGCAAAGATGGCGGTCAAACTGGTCGACAGCAGCCGACCGGGGCGCGACGGGACGCCGGACTTTGTGAATCAATACGTCAGCTGGGGCGCGGGCTTGCGCGCCGCACAGACGTTGGTGTTGGGCGGTAAGGCAAGGGCATTGCTGCGTGGCAACGCACACGTCAGCTTCGACGACATTCGCGCGCTCGCACAGCCGACTTTGCGGCACCGCGTTCTGCTGAGTTACAAAGCGGAAGCGGAAGGCTTGAGCGTCGAAAACGTGGTCGACCGATTATTGGAACACGTCGGCTAA